The window atcacgttttatttaattcttcgtatttatttaattcccgtctcgtgttagataaacgttcggttatttttttgaagtaaaaaacctcgttttgatatcccaatacgaaccgtgatccgattaaaaggtagttcgggtattaacatcgttgtaattataagttttgaaaaaagatatttccaaataacgttttaaaataaaaacatcgttttaggaatttccgttatgatccatttttggtagttcggaaatccaaaacgattgaattagacttaatttaaagcttttgaataaatctgaaaacaGTTGGAGCgattctgtaattttccgttttctgtcactgattgctgtttaccgacggattttccgtcggtaaatctgctggaatgcaaaaaatgctgttttggtccctctttcttaacttttaagcttttgatcctttatatatatatatatatgtatatttatgtaatatatattttcaaactatttttagatatttggtacatatagttatttagaatgtttatatattatttttcattaatttgatctaatataagtatatgtatatatattttctttaaattcatttaaactatattgggtattattttggagggttatttatttgggcattttgggtaattaattaggAGAGGTTTTGAGGATAATTAGGTGTTATCTTGATGTttaaatgtatatttgggagAGTTATCtcctatatatttattacaATAGTCATTTTGGGATGTaaggtttattttcttattaacaatgaattttgtttattattttacatgtttttttaagtaaggtaaaagtatatttagtatcttttattttcattataatgTATATATTTAGCTATATTGAGTGGCCTCCTTTACTTAGTTTtctaaattatatgtatatcattattttcaaatatatgtgtatatatatgtatatgctttctttttttccttattCTTTTTGGCATTTGGGGACATGGTTTTAAATTGGGTTTCAATTGAGAAGTTTTGTGTTAGttggtttattgatgtaattataataatgttaaaggttaattgagtgaaaaggggaaaataaaatcacaaaaaagagagtttaatttactcatttaagtttaaagttttctagatattcttaaagtgtaaatagtgttttcttgacattttaaatcgtttcttaaaacatcacgttttcaTTATGAATTATAGAGTTTTTGAACTGTTTTCTAAAGTGATTTGTaccaaataaattgacttgtatgcctaaccacgttttcttattaaaggcttttatctcaacgttttcaaacgcttgagtcgttccaacggcgattcgagtgaacttcattaaacggggtttttaaacgtacctaaatcgttccaacggcgattaaggtgcgaaccatgtaaatgaactcgttttggggaagtgaattagtatagaattagtatgtaacacgaaacataaatcacgttgtaaataaatcaattcttccttctccccctctctttcctatgtattttgaactaatgtaaatgggtgattctttactaaagtggcttttcaataatatatgctcaaaacggtttttaaaatgagaaagaaaaggtttcaaatgaattttaaacttaatatacaattagtccgttatcgcctaacatgctgagtaggaggctggtggttcataaccgggcgatgtcggggtgtctagtagcctttctccggaaaggagctagccttctcggctcgtacctaagtttctcgaaccctcaccggtctcccgcaagggatcggtgttcatttttccattcgtgggtggcgactcttccatatctccgagctccggtcctgccgagcagcttgattccacaattggttgctttcggcgccaatcaccgcttacgtcgccataaggtgtccaccccccggtccgcccgggatattaggccgcggcacctcgtctaacagctaCAAAACTGAagtgaaattaagtaataaagaatgTGACCTAAATAACCATTGTAAATGACTTTTGataaataatattttgaaaCGAGAATTGTGAGAAATTGGTGAGATATCATGATTGGAGGGTGTGCAATCCTCCAACCATTAGGGATGCTCTTATACATTTTGAACTATTAGTATGAGATGCACTCTGACAAAATAATTAAGAGAAATTTACAAACAAACTCAGTTTTAAAAAAGTTATCTATAATTATGTCAAGTAATATTTTGAATAATATCAAATtaagtaaattattatttttaatatattttaaaaactataatttataattagGAGTCAATGATACTTTTTAGGGTTTAGTATTTATAAATTGAAtgtagaatttttaaattatgatataaaatcatattttattttcaatatataaaaaataataacatattcaTAATTAACTTTGGCAGTatgattttattataattttataactattATTAACTTAATTATTATTAACTATAAAATCCTGTAGGGTGTCTAACGAACCTCAAGTCgtaaaatcaaataaattataaaaaaggcAAAAAGTATAATCAAGTTTCTGAACTTTActtattttaagaattaagtttcggatcaattatttttccacattgagcctCTGCTCATTAATTCCGTTATGGATTTGatccttatttaatttttacgACGAGTTTGGATCGGCGCGCATCATTAAGACGATTCGGCTTATTAACGTGGACATAGCTTATTGGCGAGGATAGatagagagtaaaaagtaacaataaattagataaattaattttcagtagattcttccaaactcgatcttcttctctcccattttgtgattttcagtaTTAGAATTGTCAAATCAATCGTCTCCTCCTCCAAACTCGACATAAAAGTTAAACAAGtaccaaatccataacaaaatcaatgatcaaaggttcaatgtagaaaaataattgatcagaggtttgatccttaaaacatgtaaagttcaagggcttaattatgctttttgcaaaaaaaaaaaaaaaactataaaatcctggggtcaaatacatgaatatcataattaagtacaaaattacaactaagtcatatcaccaaacttaatttttaatatgccattattctctatatattatgattttatactatAGTTTGTAGACtgtaattcataaatcataaatcctagaaaatatattataaacttctaatttataaattctaatccttaaaatatattaaaagtactgattttactacaGTCAacccttcataaattaatactcgataaattaataacctctttaaaataataatttgttcttgtcccgacttgggccagatCCCTAATTTTGtattcaataaattaataaaattttatggttCCAAcgttattaatttataaaggttttactgtaatttGATTTACAGAAAAATCacgacttgacatagttgtaaatagttgttaaaagatgaatttttagGTAATTTTTCCAAAATCCTGCTAGGCCTAGGCCCAGTCCAAGTCAGGCCAGCCCATGAACAGTTATACTACAAATGAACAGTAAAACACGTAACTTGAGAATTCAACGTCTCTTTTGCTTGAAGAAATCAACACTCCTGTCTTCTATTTTTGTGACTTTTTAGGGTTTTGTTCGTGGTCTAGCAGAATTTCATACAGCATGGCCGGCGCCGGAATCCATCCATATCACCAGCAGTGGCCGCCGGCAGTTGCTCCTCCCCCTCCACCTGTTGCGGCGGTTGCGGCTCCTCCTCCTGCTGTCCACCATCCTCCTCCGTTACTTGTTGATAATAGCAATCGCGCTCACACGCATGACGAGGTAATATTTGTCTCTAAGTGTGATTGAGTTACGATCTCTTAGATCTACTTAAGAATGCGTAGATGTATTGAGTTCTTGGTGATGATTCGAGTGCTTATTTTAAGGTTCGAACGATATTTATAACTGGACTTCCTGAAGACGTGAAAGAGAGAGAATTGTTGAATTTGTTGCGATGGCTACCCGGTTATGAGGCTTCACAAGTTAATTTCAAAGGAGAAAAACCCATGGGTTTTGCTCTCTTTTCCACTGGACAGTTTGCTATTGCTGCCAAAGACGCTCTTCAGGTTTATTTCTACTTCCCATTTGCTTATTTAGACTTGGCCTTTTCATTGTTAACTTTTTCCCCCCTTTTTGTTGGGGTTATCAGGATATGGTTTTTGATACCGAGTCCAAGTCTGTGCTGCATACGGAGATGGCAAAGAAGAATCTTTTTGTTAAAAGAGGTGAGATTTGAGTTTTTTGCAATTATTACATGGGAGCTTCCATCGTTATTTGGTTGTTGTTTGATGTAATCTGTAGGttgttcttgtttttttttttttttttttttttgtgtttctcTCCATTTGTTGAACTCTGTGATGCAATGTCTGTATATTTTGTATCTTAAACAAGGGAAGAGGGATAGAAAGGATTACGAGATAGATACTGAGTACTCTTACTCAAATAAAATATTGAACTGATCTGCATTGAGGATTTGACATTTGGATGCAGTTTGTCTGTACCAGTACTAGGTTGCAGAAAATTAGTGCTTGTTATCAAGGAGGAaagaaacaaaattgaaaaggaTGATGGCTATTAGTAAGATAACAAACTGATTATGAATGATTTTTTTCTCTGTGGAGTGGACTTGCTTCTGCACTTTTGATGTGGAATCGGGGTTCATCTTTCAGCTTTGttttattatcattgaatttttTTGGGATGGGCCATTAAGGTCTTATGACAATGTCTTTTTGCTTAAGTAGACAGCGAATTTGTGATTCCATGCGAAGTAGGAGCACTAGAGCAAGAAAAGGCAACTGATAGAACTATAAGACTGTTAAAATTCTGTTAGTCAGTAAGGCCTTTATATGTGTACATTGATATGGATAACTTAATACTTGTTGAGAAAATTTAAGTAGTGTCCATGGCCATGACTTCATTTGTAAATCAGTACCCTTGGATGGTTTCTCTTAAAATTGATGGATCTTCTAAATGAATTCTGCACCATTCAACTGTCAACAACATAGAGTAATAATCATATACATCAAACTATGTCTTAATATAGCTGCCAAATTATGagaacaaaaaataatattatttctcAATTTGCAACAATGACGCCAGGATTCAATAAAAGTTGGTTATAGACTATATGCAAGTTGTTGGGTGCATTCATGGAAATGCTAAATCAGTAAAACCATTCACTTAGGTCTTAGATTAGGTTGGGTATGCCCCGTTGTTGAATATACATCAATGTAAGGTTTTTATGTTGATATTATAGCCAAATTTAGCTGTCTCAGTCTGCTTTGTAGTTGCTTTATTATGCtgcaatttttcaattttttcattAGTAGAAAATATTTACACTAGCCAATTTTTAACCACAATCTGTAATTGAATTGAGAAAAATGTTAAAGAGTTGTTGCCTTGTTGATACTTAATGCTTCCATAAAGTATAGTTCTCCCTAATCATTAATCACAAAATAACTCCGTCATggaattttaaaattgaaaaacctTTTCTACATAAACTGATTTACTCGCATCTTTGCAATTTTCAGGGTTTGTATAGTTATCATTATGCATTTTAAATTTCTGTTCCACTTTACAGGAATAGTGGCAGATTCAAATGCTTATGATCAGAGTAAACGATTGAGAACCGGTGGCGACTATTCTCACACTGCGTATACAAGCCCATCTCCATTTCACCCTCCTCCTGCCCCTGTTTGGGGACCACATGGGTAACTTTTTTGCCCCTATCCTGCatatcttattttaaattaatagtggtAGAATAATATAGAACATCCTCTGTGGATGTATGACACTTTCAATGAGTTGATCCTTATTTTTTGTAACTTCCTCGCATGCTCTAGGTATATGGCCCCCACGCCACCTCCATATGATCCATATGCAGGTTACCATCCTGTTCCTCAAGTGCCAATGCCAGCTCCAGCACCAATACCAGCTCCTAGCAGTTATGTACCAGTTCAGGTGATGTTCATACCCCAATTTCATCAATGTATCAAGATAATTCATTGAAATATGCTGACCAGtattctgtattttttttattactgtGCCTTGGTAATCTAAACTCAGCCAGAATGGTAAACATGTATTATCACTTTGTGCTTTAAAGTGACTACACTTCTCACTAGTGAGCAGATGAACTTATTCACTAGGAGATTTTACTAATATTCGTATTATTTTTATTCAACTACTGCAGAACACAAAAGATAATCCTCCTTGCAATACTCTTTTTATTGGTAATCTTGGAGAAAATATCAATGAGGATGAACTGAGGGGACTATTCAGTGTGTAAGAATTTCTTAGTCTGGCTTGTCTTGGCAATTCTCTAATTAGTTTCAGTATATCAAGGGCGTTTTGATTATCTTGTGCAATTGGGTCATGCAGACAACCTGGTTTTAAGCAAATGAAAGTTTTGAGACAAGAAAGGCATACCGTTTGTTTTATCGAATTTGACGTAAGTTATCATCAACCACCCACATATgattttgttttgatattgcTGAACATGCAGATGAAGttttgttttcccttttatGTCTTTTCAATGAGTTCTATgtttttgtttccattttttgcAGGATATGAACAGTGCAACCAATGTGCACCGCAATTTGCAAGGTGCTGTTATCCCAAGTTCTGGTTCTGTTGGCATGCGAATACAATATCCTTTGAGCACTTATTCTTTAAACCATGGTAGTTTAAATTTATAGATTGTCTATTTCTTTCTGAATTCGGATTTTAGTTTATCTTTCTTTCTGGTTCAAGTCTCTTATAATAAGTTAAACTGTCCACTGTTTAACTTGCTTCATTCTCGTGCTTACGATGTGTTTGGAAAATCGTAGTTTATTATGCTTATTCAGAAGTTATCTTCCCCCTCATAGTAAGTTCACTAGTACTACTTTGAAATTTGACCCTAGTTTAATCCTTCATCTCAAAATTAAATTGCAATTTGGTTTTAGATTGAGAACGCTTGTAGATTAAGTAAATATGTTTTCCCATGGAATGACATCTTAGGAACTAAAATGTTGCTGAAATATGGGGAAGAAAAtttattcgaagttggacatttattatttttctggAAGCAGCAGCAAGTATATTATGCTACAAATGCCATGTTTTCATCATTCCGAGGGAAATCTTTGTACTACGGAATGCGAGGGAGAGGATTGCTGATTTGATATACTTGTAAAGCTTTTTGCCGTGATTTTTTTACTATTCCATAATTTCTTTTCCTTGACTTGTAACTTACGTATTCAAAGAACCCGTTCGGGAAGAGGAAAGATTCAGTCCATCAGGTTTCTTCTCCCAGTGCTAATGGAGCCCCACCAGCAATTAATTACCAGTAGCTCGATGGGGATGTATTCTGATCTTGAAATACATGATAGGATGCATCTTGCAGCTCTTGCATGCATCCATTTCATTATCAACATCAACATTAGCATCTCTTCTCATGTGCATGAAAGCACCATCTGACCATGTTATACTAATTTCTCCAGGA is drawn from Euphorbia lathyris chromosome 9, ddEupLath1.1, whole genome shotgun sequence and contains these coding sequences:
- the LOC136206129 gene encoding cell wall integrity protein scw1, which codes for MAGAGIHPYHQQWPPAVAPPPPPVAAVAAPPPAVHHPPPLLVDNSNRAHTHDEVRTIFITGLPEDVKERELLNLLRWLPGYEASQVNFKGEKPMGFALFSTGQFAIAAKDALQDMVFDTESKSVLHTEMAKKNLFVKRGIVADSNAYDQSKRLRTGGDYSHTAYTSPSPFHPPPAPVWGPHGYMAPTPPPYDPYAGYHPVPQVPMPAPAPIPAPSSYVPVQNTKDNPPCNTLFIGNLGENINEDELRGLFSVQPGFKQMKVLRQERHTVCFIEFDDMNSATNVHRNLQGAVIPSSGSVGMRIQYSKNPFGKRKDSVHQVSSPSANGAPPAINYQ